A single region of the Microcella sp. genome encodes:
- the cls gene encoding cardiolipin synthase — translation MTDDVTISGVGAWIALIVSLLVLVALFAIAIAALIVVPRNRRPPSALAWLLLIYILPFIGFLLFLMLGSRRLPKRRRDQQDEINTYILETTDGMDRVSKDSPWPPWLEPIVELNRNLGAMPLVGGNTAKLYTDYSGSIAAMTAAVRLAERSVHVEFYIMSVDDETEIFFEALADAAARGVTVRVLYDHVASLRVPGYRRLLKRLDSMGAEHRAMLPIRPWRGQWQRPDLRNHRKFLIVDGSIAFTGSQNLIARHYHRRTRRDGSQLVWEELMVRFAGPIVAGIEALFATDWYSETGELLLRETVIPPEIDPGQGLDAQVVPSGPAFEGENNLRLFNSLVYAAQEQIQICSPYFVPDESMLYAITTAAQSGLDVQLFVSEIGDQTLVFHAQRSYYEELLRAGVRIWLYRSPTVLHAKHFTVDDEVAIIGSSNMDMRSFSLNLEVSVMVRGESIIRELREIEQSYRDNSTELLLDDWLRRPAHMRIFDDLARVTAAVQ, via the coding sequence ATGACCGACGACGTGACGATCAGCGGCGTGGGGGCCTGGATCGCGCTCATCGTCTCGCTGCTGGTGCTCGTCGCGCTGTTCGCGATCGCGATCGCGGCGCTCATCGTTGTTCCGCGCAATCGCCGGCCGCCGAGTGCGCTCGCCTGGCTGCTGCTGATCTACATTCTTCCCTTCATCGGGTTCTTGCTGTTTCTCATGCTCGGGTCGCGTCGCCTGCCGAAGCGTCGACGTGATCAGCAAGACGAGATCAACACCTACATTCTCGAGACGACCGACGGCATGGATCGAGTCAGCAAAGACTCGCCGTGGCCGCCCTGGCTCGAGCCGATCGTCGAACTGAACCGCAACCTGGGGGCGATGCCGCTCGTCGGTGGCAACACCGCCAAGCTGTACACCGACTACTCGGGTTCGATCGCGGCGATGACGGCCGCTGTGCGGCTGGCCGAGCGCTCGGTGCACGTCGAGTTCTACATCATGTCTGTCGACGATGAGACTGAGATCTTCTTCGAGGCGCTGGCCGACGCCGCGGCACGAGGGGTGACCGTGCGCGTGCTGTACGACCATGTCGCGTCGCTGCGCGTGCCCGGCTACCGTCGGCTGCTGAAGAGGCTCGACTCGATGGGGGCCGAGCATCGCGCGATGCTGCCGATTCGGCCGTGGCGGGGTCAGTGGCAGCGGCCCGACTTGCGCAATCATCGCAAGTTCTTGATCGTCGACGGGTCGATCGCGTTCACCGGCTCGCAGAACCTGATCGCTCGCCACTATCACCGCCGCACCCGCCGCGATGGTTCGCAGCTGGTGTGGGAAGAGCTCATGGTGCGGTTCGCCGGCCCGATCGTGGCGGGCATCGAGGCGCTCTTCGCCACCGACTGGTACAGCGAGACGGGTGAGCTGCTGCTGCGTGAGACGGTTATTCCGCCCGAGATCGACCCCGGGCAGGGTCTCGATGCGCAGGTGGTGCCGAGCGGGCCGGCGTTCGAGGGCGAGAACAATCTGCGGCTGTTCAACTCGCTGGTCTATGCGGCGCAAGAGCAGATTCAGATCTGCTCGCCCTACTTCGTGCCCGATGAGTCGATGCTCTACGCGATCACCACGGCGGCTCAGAGCGGGCTCGACGTGCAGTTGTTCGTCTCTGAGATCGGCGATCAGACTCTGGTCTTTCACGCGCAGCGCTCGTACTACGAAGAGCTGCTGCGCGCCGGTGTGCGCATCTGGCTCTACCGTTCGCCAACGGTGCTGCACGCCAAGCACTTCACCGTCGACGACGAGGTGGCGATCATCGGCTCGAGCAACATGGATATGCGCTCGTTCAGCCTCAACCTCGAAGTGTCGGTCATGGTGCGAGGCGAGTCGATCATTCGCGAGCTGCGTGAGATCGAGCAGTCGTACCGCGACAATTCGACCGAGCTGCTGCTCGACGACTGGTTGCGGCGCCCGGCGCACATGCGCATCTTCGACGATCTGGCGCGCGTGACTGCAGCGGTGCAGTAG
- a CDS encoding lytic transglycosylase domain-containing protein yields MSPAAITRLIVGLVLGTLVVAGLVHLLTPRPPVAVVDAAPQPPAEPPPRWAAPAPLPPEAATPTRPGVSGRVDPQWVAAVAEATGITPRALAAYAGAALAKHDERPDCELGWNTLAGIGWVESRHGSYGSASIAEDGTVSPPIIGIALDGSTTALIADTDGGEFDGDTEFDRAIGPMQFIPATWRNWMIDASGDGVADPHNIDDAALAAANYLCRAVPTLGDEESWRAGIAAYNSPSSYLDAVATASQRYAVAAEQWSSER; encoded by the coding sequence ATGAGCCCTGCCGCGATCACCCGACTCATCGTGGGGCTCGTGCTCGGCACGCTCGTCGTGGCCGGCCTCGTGCATCTGCTGACGCCCCGCCCACCGGTAGCGGTGGTGGATGCTGCGCCCCAGCCCCCCGCAGAGCCCCCGCCGCGCTGGGCCGCACCCGCGCCGCTGCCTCCCGAAGCGGCGACTCCGACTCGCCCGGGGGTCTCGGGCAGAGTGGACCCGCAGTGGGTGGCCGCGGTCGCCGAGGCCACGGGCATCACCCCGCGGGCTCTTGCCGCCTACGCGGGCGCCGCACTCGCGAAGCATGACGAGCGGCCAGACTGCGAGCTCGGCTGGAACACGCTCGCCGGCATCGGCTGGGTCGAGTCGCGGCACGGCAGCTATGGCTCAGCATCCATCGCCGAAGACGGCACCGTGAGCCCGCCCATCATCGGCATCGCCCTCGACGGCTCGACCACGGCGCTCATCGCCGACACCGACGGCGGCGAGTTCGACGGAGACACCGAGTTCGACCGCGCGATCGGGCCGATGCAGTTCATTCCGGCGACGTGGCGCAATTGGATGATCGACGCGAGCGGCGACGGCGTCGCCGACCCGCACAACATCGACGACGCCGCGCTCGCGGCCGCCAACTACCTGTGCCGCGCGGTGCCGACGCTCGGCGACGAAGAGTCGTGGCGTGCCGGCATCGCGGCCTACAACAGCCCGAGCAGCTACCTCGACGCGGTCGCTACCGCGTCGCAGCGCTACGCCGTTGCGGCCGAGCAGTGGTCGAGCGAACGATGA
- a CDS encoding YajQ family cyclic di-GMP-binding protein: MADSSFDIVSKVDKMEAENAVNQAQKEVAQRYDFKGVGASIEWSGEKLLLKASAEERVKAVLEVLESKMIKRGIGVRSLDTGEPYASGKEFRIEVGLKNGISSDDAKKISKIIRDEGPKSVKSQIQGDELRVQSKSRDDLQATMALLKGKDLDVALQFVNFR; the protein is encoded by the coding sequence ATGGCTGATTCCTCATTCGACATCGTGAGCAAGGTCGACAAGATGGAGGCGGAGAACGCCGTCAACCAGGCGCAGAAAGAAGTCGCGCAGCGCTACGACTTCAAAGGCGTCGGGGCGTCGATCGAGTGGAGCGGCGAGAAGCTGCTGCTCAAGGCGAGCGCCGAAGAGCGCGTCAAGGCTGTGCTCGAGGTGCTCGAGTCGAAGATGATCAAGCGCGGCATCGGTGTGCGCAGTCTCGACACCGGCGAGCCCTACGCGAGCGGCAAAGAGTTTCGCATCGAGGTGGGGCTGAAGAACGGTATCTCGAGCGACGACGCAAAGAAGATCTCGAAGATCATCCGCGACGAGGGGCCGAAGAGCGTGAAGAGTCAGATTCAGGGCGACGAGCTGCGAGTGCAGTCGAAGAGCCGCGACGACCTGCAGGCCACGATGGCGCTGCTGAAGGGCAAAGACCTCGACGTCGCGCTGCAGTTCGTGAACTTCCGCTGA
- a CDS encoding LacI family DNA-binding transcriptional regulator, which translates to MTGIDDVARRAGVSTATVSRALSGRGHVAASTREKVEAAAAELGYVVSASASSLATGRTRNIGVVVPFLNRWFYTSVIEGAQRRLMQYGYDLTLYNLSGDDHERSKVFDDHLLRQRVDAVIAVSLELTAAEIASLHALSKPLVGVGGPLSGVRTLSIDDVAVTKLATEHVLSLGHTRVGHIGGDVDRELAFHLPTNRRLGYEAALREAGLIPEPDLYFPAVFTIESGYTAAKQMLGNPRLRPTAIVAASDEMAIGAILAARDMGLDVPGELSVIGIDDHELAAFFGLSTVAQYPELQGERAVELLMEELQPRSGHDLDDENTPLPFELIVRSTTARPQRRSAATR; encoded by the coding sequence ATGACCGGCATCGACGACGTCGCCCGTCGCGCAGGAGTCTCGACGGCCACCGTCTCGCGCGCCCTCAGCGGCCGCGGGCACGTCGCCGCCTCGACCCGCGAGAAGGTCGAAGCCGCTGCCGCCGAACTGGGCTATGTGGTGTCGGCGAGCGCCTCGAGCCTCGCCACGGGCCGCACCCGCAACATCGGCGTCGTCGTGCCCTTTCTCAACCGCTGGTTCTACACCTCGGTCATCGAAGGGGCGCAGCGTCGCCTCATGCAGTACGGCTACGACCTCACGCTCTACAACCTGTCTGGCGACGACCACGAGCGGTCGAAAGTCTTCGACGACCACCTGCTGCGCCAGCGGGTAGACGCCGTGATCGCCGTGAGCCTCGAACTGACCGCCGCCGAGATCGCCTCGCTGCACGCGCTGAGCAAGCCCCTCGTCGGCGTCGGCGGGCCGCTGAGCGGCGTGCGCACGCTCAGCATCGACGACGTGGCTGTCACCAAGCTCGCCACCGAGCACGTGCTGTCGCTCGGGCACACGCGCGTCGGGCACATCGGCGGCGACGTCGATCGCGAGCTCGCCTTTCACCTGCCCACGAACCGGCGGCTCGGCTACGAGGCGGCGCTGCGCGAAGCGGGGCTCATCCCCGAACCCGACCTCTACTTTCCGGCCGTGTTCACCATCGAGAGCGGCTACACCGCGGCGAAGCAGATGCTCGGCAACCCGCGCCTTCGCCCGACGGCGATCGTCGCCGCGAGCGACGAGATGGCGATCGGCGCCATTCTGGCGGCGCGCGACATGGGGCTCGACGTGCCGGGCGAGCTGTCGGTGATCGGCATCGACGACCACGAGCTCGCAGCGTTCTTCGGCCTGTCGACGGTGGCGCAGTACCCCGAGCTGCAGGGTGAGCGCGCCGTCGAACTGCTCATGGAAGAACTGCAGCCCCGCAGCGGTCACGACCTCGACGACGAGAACACTCCGCTGCCGTTCGAGCTCATCGTTCGCTCGACCACTGCTCGGCCGCAACGGCGTAGCGCTGCGACGCGGTAG
- a CDS encoding DUF1801 domain-containing protein, whose protein sequence is MTQKTLPTNVPVDEFLSTLDARRAAEGAELVDLYRSATGAEPVMWGPSIVGFGQYAYTYASGHEGVWPRTGFSPRKAKLSLYGLQSHPDSAALLDRLGPHTSGADCVYVTRLSAIDLDVLRELITLGWSTTADTAL, encoded by the coding sequence ATGACGCAGAAGACGTTGCCGACCAACGTGCCGGTCGACGAGTTCTTGTCGACGCTCGACGCCCGGCGCGCTGCCGAAGGTGCTGAGCTCGTCGACCTCTACCGCTCGGCGACGGGAGCCGAACCGGTCATGTGGGGGCCGTCGATCGTCGGCTTCGGGCAGTACGCCTACACGTATGCGAGCGGGCATGAGGGAGTCTGGCCGCGCACGGGGTTCTCGCCTCGCAAGGCCAAGCTGTCGCTCTACGGTCTGCAGAGTCACCCCGACTCGGCCGCTCTGCTCGATCGACTCGGGCCGCACACCTCAGGCGCAGACTGCGTCTACGTGACGAGGTTGTCGGCGATCGACCTCGACGTGCTGCGCGAGCTCATCACCCTCGGATGGTCCACCACCGCCGACACCGCCCTCTGA
- a CDS encoding inositol monophosphatase family protein — protein MSLTSRPAAELLTVARTIALEAAEFVADARRGTVEVADRKSSAVDVVTQVDRDVEDLIRARLAEQRPGDGFFGEESAADSSTTGLTWVVDPIDGTVNFLYGVPHYAVSIAVVEGEADPQSWRALAGVVVNPASGELFSATAGGGAHVGERSLQVNPAVELSQALVATGFAYLADTRAEQGAAVARLLPLVRDVRRMGTASLDLCAVACGRVDAYFERTLSPWDHAAGGLIAAEAGARVSGAHGARGDHRFLLAAHPELAAALEAVLHEVGAVPDL, from the coding sequence ATGTCTCTCACATCGCGCCCCGCTGCCGAACTGCTGACGGTTGCGCGAACGATCGCCCTCGAGGCGGCAGAGTTCGTGGCCGACGCGCGGCGCGGCACCGTCGAGGTGGCCGACCGCAAGTCGTCGGCGGTCGACGTCGTCACGCAGGTCGACCGCGATGTCGAAGACCTCATCAGGGCTCGGCTGGCCGAGCAGCGGCCTGGCGATGGCTTCTTCGGCGAAGAGTCGGCGGCTGACAGCAGCACGACCGGGCTCACCTGGGTGGTCGACCCCATCGACGGCACGGTCAACTTTCTCTACGGCGTTCCGCACTATGCGGTGAGCATCGCGGTCGTCGAAGGCGAGGCCGACCCTCAGTCGTGGCGCGCGCTCGCCGGAGTGGTCGTCAACCCTGCCAGCGGTGAACTGTTCTCGGCGACGGCCGGCGGCGGTGCGCACGTGGGTGAGCGCAGCCTGCAGGTGAATCCCGCCGTCGAGCTCTCACAGGCGCTCGTCGCCACCGGGTTCGCCTACCTTGCCGACACGCGCGCCGAGCAGGGCGCGGCGGTGGCGCGTCTGCTGCCGCTCGTGCGCGACGTGCGACGCATGGGCACCGCCTCGCTCGATCTGTGCGCGGTGGCATGCGGTCGCGTCGACGCCTACTTCGAGCGCACGCTGAGCCCGTGGGATCACGCGGCGGGCGGGCTCATCGCCGCCGAGGCCGGGGCTCGCGTGTCGGGGGCGCACGGCGCTCGCGGCGATCATCGTTTTCTGCTCGCCGCGCATCCCGAACTCGCTGCAGCTCTCGAAGCCGTGCTGCACGAGGTCGGCGCGGTACCTGATCTATGA